A single region of the Hippoglossus hippoglossus isolate fHipHip1 chromosome 17, fHipHip1.pri, whole genome shotgun sequence genome encodes:
- the LOC117777696 gene encoding aquaporin-1-like, whose translation MREIKSKDFWRAVLAELVGMTLFIFLSIASAIGNKNNTSPDQEVKVSLAFGLAIATLAQSLGHISGAHLNPAVTLGMLASCQISVFKAVMYIVAQLLGSSLACGIVFGARPSDTAALGLNTLNGVTPSQGVGIELLATFQLVLCVIAVTDKRRRDVTGSAPLAIGLSVCLGHLAAISYTGCGINPARSFGPALILNNFENHWVYWVGPMCGGVAAALIYDFLLSPKYDDFPERMKVLVSGPVGDYDVNGGNETTNVEMTSK comes from the exons ATGAGGGAGATCAAGAGCAAAGACTTCTGGAGGGCCGTTCTGGCCGAGCTGGTCGGCATGacccttttcattttcctcagcATCGCCTCGGCCATCGGTAACAAGAACAACACCAGCCCGGACCAGGAGGTGAAGGTGTCGCTGGCCTTTGGACTGGCCATCGCCACGCTGGCCCAGAGTTTAGGCCACATCAGCGGAGCCCACCTGAATCCTGCGGTCACTCTCGGGATGCTCGCCAGCTGCCAGATCAGCGTGTTCAAGGCCGTCATGTACATTGTGGCCCAGTTGCTGGGCTCGTCCCTGGCCTGTGGCATCGTGTTCGGAGCACGTCCAAGCGACACTGCGGCACTGGGGCTCAACACT CTCAACGGCGTTACCCCCAGCCAAGGCGTGGGCATCGAGCTGCTGGCAACCTTCCAGCTGGTGCTGTGTGTCATTGCAGTCACTGATAAAAGGCGGCGTGATGTCACCGGCTCTGCACCCCTGGCCATTGGCCTCTCGGTCTGCCTGGGACACTTGGCAGCT ATCAGCTACACAGGCTGCGGAATCAATCCCGCTCGCTCCTTTGGTCCGGCTTTGATCCTGAACAATTTTGAGAACCACTGG GTCTACTGGGTGGGGCCGATGTGCGGCGGCGTCGCAGCAGCTCTCATCTACGACTTCCTGCTCTCCCCCAAGTATGACGACTTCCCCGAGCGCATGAAGGTCCTGGTCAGCGGCCCCGTGGGCGACTACGACGTTAATGGAGGCAACGAAACCACAAACGTGGAGATGACGTCAAAGTAG
- the LOC117777697 gene encoding aquaporin-1-like: MRELRTWVFWRAVAAEFLGMLLFIFVGLSAIIGKTKSGIKEENIAQELKVSLAFALAIATLVQSLGHVSGAHLNPAVTLGLLVSCQISALRSVFYVLAQMLGAVTASAIVNGYSHKDSLGVNELNKVTAGQGFVIEFLATLQLVLCVIAVTDKRQASHVKGFAPLAIGLSVGLGHFAAISFTGCGINPARSFGPAVIRGRMENHWVYWLGPMCGGMAASLIYDFLLYPRTPNLRTRGQVLLHGPQEENRAAELTGEDNGSPGPSQWPKQ; encoded by the exons ATGAGGGAACTGAGAACCTGGGTGTTCTGGCGGGCCGTGGCTGCAGAGTTTCTCGGTATGTTGCTGTTCATATTCGTTGGCTTGTCTGCCATCATCGGGAAGACCAAGAGCGGCATTAAGGAGGAGAACATCGCTCAGGAGCTGAAGGTCTCTCTGGCCTTCGCGCTGGCCATCGCCACTCTGGTTCAGAGTTTGGGGCACGTCAGTGGAGCTCACCTGAACCCTGCAGTCACGCTGGGCCTGCTGGTCAGCTGCCAGATCAGCGCCCTCAGGTCTGTGTTCTACGTCCTGGCACAGATGCTCGGGGCAGTTACAGCGAGCGCTATAGTGAATGGATACAGCCATAAAGATTCTCTTGGGGTTAACGAG CTAAACAAGGTGACTGCAGGACAAGGCTTTGTCATAGAGTTCCTCGCCACCCTTCAGCTGGTGCTGTGTGTGATCGCTGTGACTGATAAGCGACAAGCGAGTCATGTCAAGGGCTTTGCACCGCTGGCTATCGGGCTGTCCGTGGGGCTCGGCCACTTTGCAGCT ATAAGTTTCACTGGATGTGGCATCAACCCTGCTCGCTCCTTTGGTCCGGCTGTAATCCGAGGTCGCATGGAGAACCACTGG GTTTACTGGCTGGGCCCGATGTGCGGAGGAATGGCAGCATCTCTTATCTACGATTTCCTCCTGTACCCACGAACGCCGAACTTGAGAACTCGTGGCCAAGTCCTGCTTCATGGTCCGCAAGAGGAAAACCGTGCAGCCGAACTAACTGGGGAGGACAACGGCAGCCCGGGGCCGAGTCAGTGGCCGAAACAATGA
- the thoc1 gene encoding THO complex subunit 1 isoform X2, with translation MSTSLFNFVEAKDKFTASAGFALTGKTSKPLINAFNQIPGSETEKKTTLDQALRGVLGDQIVERKAICDDYLSLIYLSIDGVKEGICSATTPFILLGDVLDCLPLDQCDKIFSFVEDNVSTWKSNSFYSAGKNYLLRMCNDLLRRLSKSQNTVFCGRIQLFLARLFPLSEKSGLNLQSQFNLENVTVFNKNEQESTLGQKPSEEKEDGMEVEEGEMGEDDAPAPCSIPIDYNLYRKFWTLQDNFRNPLQCYEKFSWMTFLKYSDETLAVFKSFKLDDMQASKRKLEELRASGGEHVYFAKFLTSEKLMDLQLSDSNFRRHILLQYLILFQYLKGQVKFKSSSCMLNDDQAAWIEETTKLVYQLLKEIPPDGDKFATMLEHILNTEENWNAWKNEGCPSFVKERVVDDKPKRPTRKRQAPEDFLGKGPDRKIFMGNDELTRLWNLNQDNMEACKSDSREFMPSLDEFFAEAIEQADPTNMVEEEYKVVRNSNYGWRALRLLSRRSPHFFQPTNQKFKSQADYLDTMVSKLAKELPKDIPSEEIKTGEEDDDDNGDNLLKDSNDISSLSFLQVRAYRPRL, from the exons ATGTCGAcgtctttatttaattttgtcgAAGCTAAAGACAAATTCACG gcTTCTGCCGGATTTGCTCTGACTGGTAAAACCAGCAAACCGCTGATAAACGCGTTCAACCAGATCCCCGGCAG TGAGACGGAGAAGAAAACCACACTGGACCAGGCGCTGAGGGGAGTCCTCGGGGATCAGATT GTGGAGAGGAAGGCGATCTGCGATGACTACCTGTCCCTCATCTACCTGAGCATCGATGGAGTCAAGGAGG GTATCTGCTCTGCTACAACACCCTTCATTCTTCTGGGAGACGTATTGGATTGTCTCCCTCTCGACCAGTGTGACAAAATCTTCTCCTTTGTGGAGGATAATGTCTCCACCTGGAAATCG AACTCCTTCTATTCGGCTGGGAAGAACTACTTGTTGAGGATGTGCAATG ATCTTTTGAGGAGGCTGTCCAAATCTCAGAATACTGTGTTTTGTGGGCGGATCCAGCTTTTCCTGGCACGCCTCTTCCCTCTGTCTGAGAAATCAG gtctCAATCTACAGAGCCAGTTTAATCTGGAAAATGtgactgtttttaataaaaacgaACAAGAAAGCACTCTCGGCCAGAAG CCCTCTGAAGAAAAGGAGGATGGcatggaggtggaggaaggagaAATGGGAGAGGACGATGCTCCTGCACCATG ttcCATTCCGATCGACTACAACTTGTACAGGAAGTTCTGGACGCTGCAGGACAACTTCAGAAACCCTCTGCAGTGCTATGAAAAATTCTCGTGGATGACATTCCTCAAG TACTCAGACGAGACCCTGGCAGTATTCAAGAGCTTCAAGCTGGATGACATGCAGGCCTCTAAGAGGAAACTGGAGGAGCTCAGAGCGTCTGGAGGAGAACACGTCTACTTTGCCAAGTTCCTCACCAGCGAGAAG CTGATGGACTTGCAGCTGAGTGACAGTAACTTCAGACGACACATTCTGCTTCAGTACCTCATTCTCTTCCAGTACTTGAAGGGTCAGGTCAAGTTCAAAAG CTCCAGCTGTATGCTGAATGATGACCAGGCCGCGTGGATAGAGGAGACAACTAAACTGGTTTATCAG CTGCTAAAAGAGATCCCTCCAGATGGAGACAAGTTTGCCACCATGTTGGAG CACATCCTCAACACAGAGGAGAACTGGAACGCCTGGAAAAATGAGGGATGCCCAAGCTTTGTGAAAGAAAG GGTAGTAGATGACAAACCCAAAAGACCCACCAGGAAAAGACAAGCACCAGAAGACTTCCTTGGAAAAGGACCCGACCGCAAGATCTTCATGGGAAA TGACGAGTTGACTCGACTGTGGAACTTGAACCAGGACAACATGGAAGCCTGCAAGTCAGACAGCAG GGAGTTCATGCCATCGCTGGATGAATTCTTTGCAGAAGCCATTGAACAGGCCGACCccactaacatggtggaggaaGAGTACAA GGTTGTTCGGAACTCCAACTACGGCTGGCGCGCTCTGAGGCTGCTGTCCAGGAGAAGTCCGCACTTCTTCCAGCCGACCAACCAGAAGTTCAAGAGCCAGGCGGACTACCTGGACACCATGGTCAGCAAACTGGCCAAAGAGCTGCCG AAGGACATCCCTTCTGAAGAGATCAAgacaggagaagaggatgaCGACGATAATGGAGACAATCTCCTCAAGGACAGCAACGACA TTTCATCCCTGTCTTTCCTCCAGGTCCGAGCATACAGACCAAGATTGTGA
- the thoc1 gene encoding THO complex subunit 1 isoform X1 produces MSTSLFNFVEAKDKFTASAGFALTGKTSKPLINAFNQIPGSETEKKTTLDQALRGVLGDQIVERKAICDDYLSLIYLSIDGVKEGICSATTPFILLGDVLDCLPLDQCDKIFSFVEDNVSTWKSNSFYSAGKNYLLRMCNDLLRRLSKSQNTVFCGRIQLFLARLFPLSEKSGLNLQSQFNLENVTVFNKNEQESTLGQKPSEEKEDGMEVEEGEMGEDDAPAPCSIPIDYNLYRKFWTLQDNFRNPLQCYEKFSWMTFLKYSDETLAVFKSFKLDDMQASKRKLEELRASGGEHVYFAKFLTSEKLMDLQLSDSNFRRHILLQYLILFQYLKGQVKFKSSSCMLNDDQAAWIEETTKLVYQLLKEIPPDGDKFATMLEHILNTEENWNAWKNEGCPSFVKERVVDDKPKRPTRKRQAPEDFLGKGPDRKIFMGNDELTRLWNLNQDNMEACKSDSREFMPSLDEFFAEAIEQADPTNMVEEEYKVVRNSNYGWRALRLLSRRSPHFFQPTNQKFKSQADYLDTMVSKLAKELPKDIPSEEIKTGEEDDDDNGDNLLKDSNDSPSIQTKIVSNQQMDDIAAKLGAQWKSLASHLEMKAAELREIETDSEDVDMQAKLLLVAWQDREGGQATVENLSSALNAAGFSQIADNLNEA; encoded by the exons ATGTCGAcgtctttatttaattttgtcgAAGCTAAAGACAAATTCACG gcTTCTGCCGGATTTGCTCTGACTGGTAAAACCAGCAAACCGCTGATAAACGCGTTCAACCAGATCCCCGGCAG TGAGACGGAGAAGAAAACCACACTGGACCAGGCGCTGAGGGGAGTCCTCGGGGATCAGATT GTGGAGAGGAAGGCGATCTGCGATGACTACCTGTCCCTCATCTACCTGAGCATCGATGGAGTCAAGGAGG GTATCTGCTCTGCTACAACACCCTTCATTCTTCTGGGAGACGTATTGGATTGTCTCCCTCTCGACCAGTGTGACAAAATCTTCTCCTTTGTGGAGGATAATGTCTCCACCTGGAAATCG AACTCCTTCTATTCGGCTGGGAAGAACTACTTGTTGAGGATGTGCAATG ATCTTTTGAGGAGGCTGTCCAAATCTCAGAATACTGTGTTTTGTGGGCGGATCCAGCTTTTCCTGGCACGCCTCTTCCCTCTGTCTGAGAAATCAG gtctCAATCTACAGAGCCAGTTTAATCTGGAAAATGtgactgtttttaataaaaacgaACAAGAAAGCACTCTCGGCCAGAAG CCCTCTGAAGAAAAGGAGGATGGcatggaggtggaggaaggagaAATGGGAGAGGACGATGCTCCTGCACCATG ttcCATTCCGATCGACTACAACTTGTACAGGAAGTTCTGGACGCTGCAGGACAACTTCAGAAACCCTCTGCAGTGCTATGAAAAATTCTCGTGGATGACATTCCTCAAG TACTCAGACGAGACCCTGGCAGTATTCAAGAGCTTCAAGCTGGATGACATGCAGGCCTCTAAGAGGAAACTGGAGGAGCTCAGAGCGTCTGGAGGAGAACACGTCTACTTTGCCAAGTTCCTCACCAGCGAGAAG CTGATGGACTTGCAGCTGAGTGACAGTAACTTCAGACGACACATTCTGCTTCAGTACCTCATTCTCTTCCAGTACTTGAAGGGTCAGGTCAAGTTCAAAAG CTCCAGCTGTATGCTGAATGATGACCAGGCCGCGTGGATAGAGGAGACAACTAAACTGGTTTATCAG CTGCTAAAAGAGATCCCTCCAGATGGAGACAAGTTTGCCACCATGTTGGAG CACATCCTCAACACAGAGGAGAACTGGAACGCCTGGAAAAATGAGGGATGCCCAAGCTTTGTGAAAGAAAG GGTAGTAGATGACAAACCCAAAAGACCCACCAGGAAAAGACAAGCACCAGAAGACTTCCTTGGAAAAGGACCCGACCGCAAGATCTTCATGGGAAA TGACGAGTTGACTCGACTGTGGAACTTGAACCAGGACAACATGGAAGCCTGCAAGTCAGACAGCAG GGAGTTCATGCCATCGCTGGATGAATTCTTTGCAGAAGCCATTGAACAGGCCGACCccactaacatggtggaggaaGAGTACAA GGTTGTTCGGAACTCCAACTACGGCTGGCGCGCTCTGAGGCTGCTGTCCAGGAGAAGTCCGCACTTCTTCCAGCCGACCAACCAGAAGTTCAAGAGCCAGGCGGACTACCTGGACACCATGGTCAGCAAACTGGCCAAAGAGCTGCCG AAGGACATCCCTTCTGAAGAGATCAAgacaggagaagaggatgaCGACGATAATGGAGACAATCTCCTCAAGGACAGCAACGACA GTCCGAGCATACAGACCAAGATTGTGAGCAACCAGCAGATGGACGACATCGCAGCCAAACTCGGCGCTCAGTGGAAGTCGCTGGCTTCTCATCTGGAGATGAAGGCAGCCGAGTTGCGGGAGATTGAGACAGACAGCGAAGACGTGGACATGCAGGCCAAGCTGCTGCTGGTCGCCTggcaggacagagagggaggacaagCTACTGTGGAGAACCTGAGCTCCGCTCTGAATGCGGCCGGGTTCTCCCAGATTGCAGACAACCTCAATGAGGCTTAA
- the LOC117777698 gene encoding aquaporin-1-like, which produces MSDIKTWVFWRAILAESLGMIIYVFIGLSSVIGDKNNPSPDQELKVAFAFGLAIAAIAQCIGHISGAHLNPAVTLGLLVSCQMSILRAFLYVIAQVLGAVAGSAVVYGIGPETTDSVGVNKLNAITPCQGLAIEFLLTLQLVLCVLAVTDKRRNVGGFAPLAIGLSVGLGHLAGVRYTGCGMNPARSFGPAVILESFDDHWVFWVGPMSAGVVAALLYNHLLTPRDEPFSEKTRGLFCIRSSADTDTLEPLLDDVEDVKWSKSSAEV; this is translated from the exons ATGTCGGACATTAAAACATGGGTGTTCTGGAGGGCCATCCTCGCCGAGTCTCTGGGAATGATAATCTACGTCTTTATCGGCCTCTCGTCTGTGATAGGGGACAAGAATAATCCGTCCCCTGACCAGGAGCTGAAAGTGGCATTTGCCTTTGGCCTGGCCATTGCCGCCATAGCACAGTGTATAGGTCACATTAGCGGTGCCCACCTGAATCCTGCCGTCACCCTGGGCCTCCTGGTCAGCTGTCAGATGAGTATCCTCAGGGCCTTTCTCTACGTGATAGCTCAGGTTTTGGGAGCAGTGGCCGGCAGTGCTGTTGTGTACGGTATCGGGCCGGAAACCACAGATTCCGTCGGTGTTAACAAG CTAAATGCCATCACCCCATGTCAAGGCTTGGCCATTGAATTCCTGCTCACGCTCCAGCTGGTCCTGTGCGTGCTTGCAGTCACCGACAAAAGACGCAACGTCGGCGGGTTTGCACCTCTGGCCATCGGACTCTCCGTGGGGCTGGGACACCTCGCTGGG GTCCGCTACACAGGATGCGGTATGAATCCAGCTCGATCCTTTGGGCCGGCGGTTATACTGGAGTCTTTTGATGATCATTGG GTATTCTGGGTGGGACCGATGAGTGCTGGTGTGGTGGCAGCTCTTCTGTACAACCATCTCCTGACCCCCAGAGACGAGCCCTTCAGTGAGAAAACAAGAGGCCTGTTCTGCATCCGCTCCTCAGCGGACACTGACACTCTGGAGCCGCTTCTGGACGACGTTGAGGATGTGAAATGGTCAAAGAGTTCGGCAGAAGTCTGA